Proteins encoded within one genomic window of Companilactobacillus zhachilii:
- a CDS encoding NAD(P)-dependent oxidoreductase, whose product MQKIGFIGTGVMGSGIINNLLKANYDVDIYTRTESKAEPLISKGARWFQNPKEIAEDADIIFSMVGFPQDVEDVYFQDNGIFAGLNSGKIIVDMTTSTPTLAKKIGEKAEADNIECLDAPVSGGDVGARDGNLTIMVGGSKSAYETLQPIFNIIGKTNHYFGSYGAGQHAKMANQIMIAGTMTGLTEMFVYAKAAGLDLQAVLNTVTGGGGDNWSLENYGPRILNNDFKPGFYSKHFLKELRIALDESEKMGLNLPATRQAKQLYEKLVDEQKLGNDGTQALIKLWW is encoded by the coding sequence ATGCAAAAAATTGGTTTTATTGGTACTGGCGTCATGGGCAGCGGCATTATTAACAATCTTCTCAAAGCTAACTATGATGTCGATATTTATACTCGAACTGAATCTAAGGCCGAACCGTTGATTTCTAAAGGCGCTCGTTGGTTTCAAAATCCTAAAGAAATTGCTGAAGATGCTGATATCATCTTCTCAATGGTTGGCTTTCCCCAAGATGTTGAAGATGTTTACTTCCAAGATAACGGTATCTTTGCCGGTTTAAATTCTGGTAAAATCATCGTTGACATGACTACTAGCACTCCTACTTTAGCCAAAAAAATCGGTGAAAAAGCTGAAGCAGATAACATTGAATGTCTTGATGCTCCCGTATCCGGCGGTGATGTCGGTGCCCGTGACGGTAATCTGACCATTATGGTTGGAGGTTCTAAATCCGCCTATGAAACTTTGCAACCCATTTTTAATATCATTGGTAAGACAAATCACTACTTTGGTTCTTATGGTGCCGGTCAACATGCCAAAATGGCCAACCAAATAATGATTGCGGGAACTATGACTGGTTTAACCGAAATGTTTGTTTACGCTAAAGCTGCTGGACTTGATCTACAGGCCGTTCTTAACACTGTAACCGGCGGTGGCGGTGATAACTGGAGTCTAGAAAACTATGGTCCACGTATTCTTAATAACGACTTCAAGCCAGGCTTTTATTCCAAGCATTTCCTAAAAGAACTCCGTATTGCACTTGATGAAAGTGAAAAAATGGGATTGAATCTTCCCGCAACTAGACAAGCCAAACAGCTTTACGAAAAACTTGTCGACGAACAAAAGCTTGGCAATGATGGTACACAAGCTTTAATTAAATTATGGTGGTAA
- a CDS encoding DUF805 domain-containing protein, protein MQINGSVWNESFHPGIISSTRLYFQDLFVGAKRMSRKDFWWGFLGMTITAFVIVGLLVFAIIKMPVNDFYWSSILGVAMAISLGYYWISVFTAIIRRLHDIKMHGWWVLLGIIPFVGAIALIVLTCLPQRDFGNRWPKQLN, encoded by the coding sequence ATGCAAATTAATGGATCAGTTTGGAATGAAAGTTTTCATCCAGGAATAATTTCTTCAACTAGATTATATTTTCAAGATTTGTTTGTTGGCGCTAAGCGAATGAGTCGGAAGGACTTTTGGTGGGGCTTTTTGGGCATGACAATCACAGCCTTCGTAATTGTTGGTTTATTAGTATTTGCAATCATAAAAATGCCAGTTAATGATTTTTATTGGAGTTCCATCCTTGGCGTTGCGATGGCAATTAGTTTGGGATATTATTGGATCTCTGTTTTTACCGCAATAATTCGGCGCCTGCATGATATTAAAATGCATGGCTGGTGGGTTTTACTGGGGATTATTCCCTTTGTTGGAGCGATTGCTTTGATTGTGTTGACGTGCTTACCACAAAGAGACTTCGGAAATCGGTGGCCTAAACAGTTAAATTAA
- a CDS encoding TetR/AcrR family transcriptional regulator has translation MTNDTKNILKESLCAVLHHKNIDKITIKDVVSECHLTRQTFYNHFSDIYALVEYSSSQVADDVLKNADYDNWQEAFYQIMILIQNNQKLAKNVYLSVYRDVMHKYIYEVIYKYIIQIVEEQANGLNVDQSHKNFIAHFYSLAFISIIFEWVRNDMKEDPRNIVDQISVLVQGDFKKALRKYSI, from the coding sequence ATGACAAATGATACAAAAAATATCTTGAAGGAATCTTTATGCGCGGTATTACATCACAAAAACATCGATAAAATCACTATCAAAGATGTCGTCAGTGAATGTCACCTAACGCGTCAAACTTTCTACAATCATTTCTCAGATATTTATGCCCTCGTTGAATATTCCTCTAGCCAAGTAGCTGACGATGTTTTGAAAAATGCCGACTATGATAATTGGCAAGAAGCTTTCTATCAAATTATGATATTGATTCAAAACAATCAAAAATTAGCTAAAAACGTCTACCTCTCTGTTTATCGAGATGTTATGCACAAGTATATTTACGAAGTTATTTACAAATACATTATCCAAATTGTCGAGGAGCAAGCTAACGGTCTCAATGTCGATCAAAGTCATAAAAACTTCATTGCACATTTTTACAGTTTGGCCTTCATTTCCATTATTTTTGAATGGGTTCGTAACGATATGAAAGAAGATCCTCGCAACATTGTTGACCAAATCAGCGTTTTAGTACAGGGTGATTTTAAAAAAGCCTTACGCAAATATTCAATTTAA
- a CDS encoding SOS response-associated peptidase, with the protein MCGRYMFQPDKNPEIKRIYQLAVDAGFSPKTGEVFPTDETALIVAGERQVKVVGMRWGFPGFKKGQSIINARSETVQQKTMFADSFLKRRCVYPTTGFFEWSKAKQKYKFNFSNDPQTLFIAGCYNYFDDVAQSILFTTEPNESMIQIHDRMPLILAKNQINSWIYNDEFAKKFIHSSMPQLISQVEE; encoded by the coding sequence ATGTGTGGACGTTACATGTTTCAACCGGATAAGAATCCGGAAATAAAGCGTATTTATCAATTGGCTGTTGATGCTGGTTTTTCTCCTAAAACGGGTGAAGTTTTTCCAACTGATGAAACAGCCTTAATTGTTGCTGGAGAGCGGCAGGTCAAAGTTGTTGGTATGAGATGGGGCTTTCCGGGTTTTAAAAAGGGCCAGTCAATTATTAATGCCCGTTCTGAAACGGTTCAACAGAAAACGATGTTTGCCGACTCTTTTTTGAAACGTCGTTGTGTCTATCCAACAACGGGCTTTTTTGAGTGGAGTAAAGCTAAGCAGAAATATAAGTTTAATTTTAGTAATGATCCACAGACGTTGTTCATTGCAGGCTGTTATAATTATTTTGATGATGTAGCACAAAGTATTTTGTTTACAACCGAGCCCAACGAATCGATGATTCAAATTCATGATCGGATGCCATTGATCTTGGCTAAAAATCAGATCAATTCGTGGATATATAACGATGAATTTGCTAAGAAATTCATACATAGTTCAATGCCACAATTGATATCACAAGTAGAAGAATAG
- a CDS encoding fluoride efflux transporter FluC yields the protein MINFLIVGVGASIGAFFRNELTLIQAKIKIDFPIITMLINISGAIILGILTAQIRNGAILLLLGTGFCGGFTTFGTFNMELSQLWFQHQIWRCFWYFVLTYVFGILGFVIGIHI from the coding sequence GTGATAAATTTCTTGATTGTTGGGGTTGGTGCCTCAATCGGGGCCTTTTTTAGAAATGAATTAACGTTAATACAAGCTAAAATAAAAATCGACTTTCCGATTATAACGATGCTGATAAATATTAGTGGCGCAATCATCTTAGGTATTTTAACTGCACAAATTCGTAACGGTGCGATATTATTATTGCTAGGAACTGGATTTTGTGGAGGTTTCACCACATTCGGAACTTTTAATATGGAGTTAAGTCAATTATGGTTTCAACATCAAATATGGCGTTGTTTCTGGTACTTTGTTTTAACTTATGTTTTTGGAATATTAGGTTTCGTGATTGGTATTCATATTTAG
- a CDS encoding sce7725 family protein: MIYFPYLRGRMYDLLALKELVEQDQLSSKIVPIIEPVRDSKELQQTVQTLIDHQQPFSVIANPQVSVYGLNDTKIYTLPELNNLDFYYPSAILAADFSSDFVKPGKNQQSLLIANNYELLKTYQKTKVLQAVDKVLIPDEARMYQLVKTKATLLTDPLTFVRHVEDYADLEDEFFEPANWYQQVDGYNGFGDYSMVGHVYFDKGMPARAIALHLIYVTVDGTLRIHHFVSDSNEHMSGQKDKFFEALAKLVTWCSQNMHGINMTPALEQLIKYNDQSKFPGLGKIKKLSLMHHFQLMNCLLNLD, from the coding sequence ATGATTTATTTTCCTTATTTGCGTGGGCGAATGTATGATTTATTAGCATTAAAAGAATTAGTTGAACAAGACCAATTAAGTTCTAAAATTGTGCCGATTATTGAACCAGTGAGGGATTCAAAAGAGTTGCAACAAACGGTTCAAACGCTGATTGATCACCAACAACCATTCAGTGTAATTGCGAATCCACAGGTTAGTGTCTATGGTCTAAATGATACGAAGATTTATACACTACCAGAGTTGAATAACTTGGATTTTTATTATCCAAGTGCAATTTTGGCAGCTGATTTCAGCAGTGACTTTGTTAAGCCGGGGAAAAATCAACAATCACTGTTGATAGCTAACAATTATGAGTTGCTCAAGACTTATCAGAAGACAAAAGTTTTACAAGCTGTGGATAAGGTGTTAATTCCCGATGAAGCTAGGATGTATCAATTAGTGAAAACTAAGGCGACATTATTAACTGATCCGTTGACGTTTGTTCGTCATGTTGAAGATTATGCTGATTTGGAGGATGAATTTTTTGAACCGGCTAATTGGTATCAACAAGTTGATGGATATAATGGCTTCGGTGATTACTCAATGGTAGGACATGTGTATTTTGATAAGGGGATGCCAGCGCGGGCCATTGCGTTGCACTTGATCTACGTTACAGTTGACGGAACATTGCGAATACATCACTTTGTTTCGGATAGCAACGAGCACATGAGTGGTCAAAAAGATAAATTTTTTGAAGCATTAGCCAAATTAGTCACATGGTGTAGTCAAAATATGCATGGAATCAATATGACACCAGCCCTTGAGCAACTGATAAAGTATAACGACCAAAGTAAGTTTCCCGGATTGGGAAAGATTAAGAAGTTATCCTTAATGCATCATTTTCAATTGATGAATTGTCTGTTGAATTTGGATTAA
- a CDS encoding methyltransferase domain-containing protein — protein MNSKIQKFDNSNEYFQCPICREKLELNGHSLTCGQNHNFDISKKGFVDFVLNNKQSKNYDLDSFENRHLILEHGMYDHIATKILALVKELKLTSVLDVGCGEGYYAKKIAELPDRKVFAFDISKDSIQLAAKGPNTPVEWFVGDLAHLPIQDQSIDGIVDIFSPANYQEFNRILKTGGYVLKVIPNQYHVQELREQAKDQLKQEKYSNKKVLDYFEEHYQLVDQIDATQTYNVTPEERTAFIGMTPLLFNVDNSLIDWTKVKQITVGSTILVGKVK, from the coding sequence ATGAATAGTAAAATTCAAAAATTTGATAATAGTAATGAGTATTTCCAATGTCCAATTTGTAGGGAAAAACTGGAATTGAATGGTCATAGTTTAACCTGTGGACAAAATCATAATTTTGACATTTCCAAAAAAGGATTTGTGGATTTTGTGTTGAATAATAAGCAATCGAAAAATTATGATTTAGATTCTTTTGAAAATCGTCATTTAATTTTAGAGCATGGGATGTATGATCATATAGCTACGAAAATATTGGCTTTGGTTAAAGAATTAAAATTGACCAGTGTTCTCGATGTTGGTTGTGGAGAAGGCTATTATGCTAAAAAGATTGCTGAACTACCTGATAGAAAAGTGTTTGCTTTTGATATTTCAAAGGATTCCATTCAGTTAGCAGCTAAGGGGCCTAATACACCGGTAGAGTGGTTCGTAGGTGATTTAGCACATTTACCGATTCAAGACCAATCAATTGACGGAATTGTGGATATCTTTTCACCCGCTAATTACCAAGAATTTAATCGTATTTTGAAGACAGGCGGCTATGTGTTGAAAGTTATCCCCAACCAATACCATGTCCAAGAGTTGCGCGAGCAGGCAAAAGACCAATTAAAGCAAGAAAAATATTCCAATAAAAAGGTCTTGGATTATTTCGAAGAACATTATCAATTGGTCGATCAAATTGATGCTACCCAGACTTATAACGTTACACCCGAAGAACGAACAGCTTTCATCGGTATGACGCCGTTATTATTTAATGTGGATAACTCTTTGATTGATTGGACCAAAGTTAAGCAAATTACTGTTGGTTCAACAATTCTTGTTGGAAAAGTGAAGTAG
- a CDS encoding YitT family protein: protein MTFIKNYYKSILAALFYGITSALGIQLLLQPAKLYTSGVTGASQLIVNLLNEFAHTNTPVYLWFALLNLPLVILAWFKLGKKFTILSIISVVSASLCILVVPLYPITKDPLLSAVFGGILSGAGIGLCFRYGFSTGGTDIIALIVQKSTGRSVGQVSFAINAVIITIAGFTFGWELALYTIISIYITNVVIDKMYIQQQKITVTIYSHKVDEVSKELLKSLNRGLTLDYHLRGAYSGEEIGSITTVLTKYQLFFAKKIVMKVDPEAFINIQPTMSISGKFNDN, encoded by the coding sequence ATGACATTCATAAAGAACTATTATAAAAGTATTTTAGCAGCTTTATTTTATGGAATAACCTCGGCTTTAGGTATTCAATTACTTTTACAGCCGGCTAAGCTTTATACCAGTGGTGTTACTGGTGCTTCACAGTTGATTGTTAACTTGTTAAATGAATTTGCTCACACGAACACACCTGTTTACCTTTGGTTTGCTCTGTTGAATCTACCATTAGTTATTTTGGCGTGGTTTAAATTGGGGAAAAAATTTACAATTCTATCAATTATTTCAGTCGTTTCGGCATCGTTATGTATTTTAGTAGTGCCGTTATATCCCATAACTAAAGATCCTTTGTTGTCAGCCGTCTTTGGTGGTATCTTGTCTGGTGCGGGTATCGGATTGTGTTTCCGTTACGGATTTTCAACCGGTGGGACTGATATTATTGCACTGATAGTCCAAAAGAGCACTGGTCGTTCAGTAGGACAAGTTAGTTTTGCTATCAATGCAGTTATTATTACAATTGCTGGATTTACATTTGGCTGGGAATTAGCCCTCTACACTATTATTTCAATCTATATTACCAATGTGGTGATTGATAAGATGTACATTCAACAACAAAAAATTACTGTTACGATTTATTCACATAAAGTTGATGAAGTATCTAAGGAATTGTTGAAATCATTAAATCGTGGTTTAACGCTTGATTACCATTTACGTGGTGCGTATTCAGGTGAGGAAATTGGCTCGATTACAACAGTTTTGACAAAGTATCAGTTGTTCTTTGCAAAGAAGATTGTAATGAAAGTTGATCCGGAAGCGTTTATCAATATTCAACCAACAATGTCGATTTCAGGTAAGTTTAACGATAATTAA